The Pristiophorus japonicus isolate sPriJap1 chromosome 17, sPriJap1.hap1, whole genome shotgun sequence DNA window gtaagttttcactgccgaaacaggcctgagtggctggacacaacccttttgaaaaaaaataccttacctaaagccaacctaaattactagaactggagcaaactaatatccgagaattgcaatttctaacatactccaaactaaacgagTTGCtctaaaaaactaggagcaactccacccgaaacttgggcccatgtcgTGCACCTGAAGCCTGCACCAGATCCATTCTCACCAACAATTTTATAGATCAACCCTGAAGTTTTAAGAATCTGACTACAGCACCCTTCTGgatccagggacagcacgggccagcccacactgcaatatgtgtgcgcaataggtccgtgcagcagagcaggtttccagtcgtcctggttaatccttgcctctggataaaggcctagctctgtcgagcccgtgtggtggctgatgtgcaacggtcaccacacattaaaaaaattcatgcacaggcatcttccacccctcaactggagttcaggactgaaacatcgggcccttcattgaaacatctgtgaactcttgcggaagcaagtcatccttgttcgagggaccgcctatgatgatggggatCATCAATCTAGGATGCCTTGAACTCCCTCCACTATGAGGCAGCAGTGTCAATGCTGGACAACAGTCATGAGCCCCAAGCAGCTATCTATAGCGTAACAATCCCCAAATGGAAGCAGGATACATAACCCAAATAGAATGACATTACAGAACAGACCCACTGCACAGTAAGTAATAAATAGGCATGACTACAATGGCGAGCTCCAGAAACTTCAATCTTCATATAGAGAAGCACACCTACAGCAGGCAAAGGTTGAGTCACTCATCGCCACATAATCTGCAAATAACCCACGTAGCCACACATGATATGCAGAATACAGTCACAACCATCTTCAAAGCCCTAATCTCAAATTCAATAGCACAACAGCATAGCATTGACTGTGCAGAGGTGGATGGAGAAGCCATTACAGGAGATGCGCTGACTGCATCAAGACAGGTAGGAATGAAAACAGAAGTTTAATCGACGGAGATGCACGGTGCAGAAGACTCCGTTGAGCACAATGAACTTGTCAACTCTGctgaacaacatcatcatcatcataggcagtccctcgaaattgaggaagacttgcttccaccctaaaagtgagttctcagatgactgaacagtccaatacgggaattacagtctctgtcacaggtgggacagacagtcattgaaagcaaaggtgggtagggagtctccttctgctgcctgagcttgttctcggcgacaagactcgaggtgctcagcgccctcctggatgcttttcctgcacttagggcggtctctggccagggactcccaggtgccggtggggatgttatcaagctttttgagggtatccttgaaacgtttcctctgcccacctggggctcgcttaccgtgtaggagttcccagtagagcccttgctttggtagtcttgtgtcgggcatgcagacaatgtggcccgcccaacggagccagtcgagtgtggtcagtacttcgatactggggatgttggcctgatcgagaacagatGTTagtagtgcgtctatcctcccaggggatttgcaggatcttgcggagacatcgttggtggtatttctccagtgaacaTCAGAGAGATGTCAAGGAGAATCAGAAGGGATAGTACACTGGCTTCATGGTCACAAACAATCTCATTAGTGACTCTGACCAAGGTGGTCTTGGTGCTCGGTGAAGACTGGAAACCAAACTATAAGGATGTGAACAGGGAATGACAGGAGGGGTGAGAGTGCAACTGGGTGATGACGACATTCAAGATCCTCGCCAGGAAAGAAATTAGATGTAGGGTATATTAGATGTACAAGAGGATGGAGGGATCAAGGCTGTTTTTTGAACGGGTGATGACAGCAGTTTTAACAGGCAGGGGATTAGAACCCCAGGGAAGGGAGCTGTTGACGATATCCTCAGGCATTGGACCAACTGGATAAACACTTGGAGAAAAAAACTGCAGAGATAGGGGGAGAGCGGGGAATagaactaactggattgttcttcgaaagagctggtacagactcgataggctgaatggcctcctgttctcatTATTCTATCATGAGAATTTCACATAGGCAAAAGGAAGCAAACAGAAATTCGGAGCAATCCAATGAGCTCTAGCGCCATGCCCACAAAAGTTGAATAATTACAACAAACCCAACCTCAACATCCATGTCAAGAACAGCAGGAAATTTCACTGCATACCAAAGATAGCATCATGCCAACACAGACATAAACATCACCCACCCCAAACATTAAGGTAACTAACCAACACGCCTCACAACTGTCCTTCATACACATTTTCAAAATGCCAGAATCAAAGACAgtagctcagaaattacagaacaAGTTAAATAAAACGCTTTAGCGGGGAGAATGTTAAACAAAATTTAGCATGGATAAGTGTAAAGTAATGTGCATAGGAAAGAAAATTGAGCTAGACAATTGCTCTATGAACAGTGTTGAAACAGTTAAGTTGAAGAGACCCAGGAGTTTTACACTCAACATGTTCAACCAACGTAAAGCATCAATAAACAAAGCCAACAGCACATAGCCAGACCAGTAAAAGTTGGAGGATGTTGCGATCAAACTGTACAGTACTCTggtcagatcacaccttgagtactgataTTTCTAGTTGCCAAGAAACAAAGGAGATGTTCAAGTTCTGAAGGCAGTGGAGACCCATAATGCTGACCTTAATGTCAGGGGGCTCAGTTTGACGAAAGGAGACATCTGAGAATTGATCTTATAGAGTTATAAAATGTATTTATATGAATGTAAAACATTAATCTGGAAaactattttaaattaaaatgCGAATACAAGGGGACACAAGTTCAAACAAAATTTGTATATTACAACTGAAGGAACCAATCCGGGCTCCACCCACTTCGTTTCCAGATTAGCTGGAAGCCATTACTGACACCAGTCTGCCCAGAAAGCTCCATGCAAACTACTGGCCCTGATGACAAGAGTGGTACTCCACATGTGCTTCACTAAGGGACGCATTTGTTCATAACTAATCAGTTATAGTTGTATGGCACGGTTGAAGTTACAAACCTATATCCTAACTTTACAACCACAAAGTGTTTTTATTATAAACTAGTTTTCCCAACACACCCACATTTGCACCACTATTAATCAAATTTAATGCTCAACTATCTGGCAGCGTTCCCAATTGTGATCCTGGACTCCCTAATTCAACTGCACACATGTCAACACTGGACGGAGTCTGGCTGGGCTCTAACAGTGCAGTTACACAATTGTTGTATAAAGCTCACATACAGATATTTCCCTTTGTCTCGATGAGTAAAGGCACCATCCAGTGTTACTTAGCCACATAGAACCAAAAGGTTCCACCCCAGCAGTgcagagttagctgatctcaagaTAGGGGGGGGAAACGGTTACACTCAAATACCATCATTAAGGCAACTTTTTAGCCACCTTCGAAAATGGAAATGAGAGCTGGCCAGTGGCTCAGTCACTGAAGACAAAGTGTAGCCAAACAACCCACATCTGAAGGTCCCTGCTGCAGTGTCCTTTCTACGCGGTTAGTGGATCTCAGCTGGTGCAACAGGAGCACTATAATTGGTCCACTGCCTATGGACATGTACCGTAACACAAGTTCTCACTTCCTGAAGCAAGGTCAGAAAAATCACGAAAAGGTATAATCCATGCATTTGTTGCACAGGGCGCTTCATTTAAAGTGAGCAGGATTCACAGATAAAGCCCAGAGACGACGATGCAGACTTTCAATGTCTGCTCATACTAACAGCGAGCATTTACACATTCTGGTCCttggcttccatgccaaaaaatttACAAAGTCACACTAAAGTCAATGAAAGATTAAAGGGAGCACCTAAGGTACCTCACTCAAGTTCAGGTTTGAATTGTTCATTCAGCAAGAGAGCGAGAAAAAGGAGTAAGAATTCCAGCATTCTTTAAAAAGGCATGGCAAAGAGAAGACATTAGCTGGGCAGAGTTCATGATTCGTCAAATTGATCAGTCAACACTAAATTTAAACAATTTAAAAAGAGCAGCCAATTTTTGTTGTCACTAGCTGTTGTTCTTAAAATGTACAAATGAGTTATTCCTATACTGATTTATAGTCAAAGGGGAAACAGTTTTTGGAGTTCTGGAGGAGAGAAACTCTCAATTTATGCTACTGAGTTCTTTGGCGGAACTATATCTAACAATTTAGAAACATATGCCTGGATTTAAAAACACACACTAAAACCAGATGCAGCCATACTTAAGTTAGACATCAACCACTTAATACTATGATGATTGCTAATGATCAATAAACTGTGAAAGACTTACGGGGAGCAGTCCGCCTATAAGTGTCTCTGTCAGCTTCACCACGAAGACGAGCTGGACGGTCCTCACCCAGACCTGCAAAAAGGTTCAGAATGTTACTATTATAGACCAGGGCCTAGATTTTAAAAGTCAGTGTTTCTGCTGGCTGAAACTACAACACAAATTTGATTTAAAGACAAACGAttagaaagaaagaatgaacttgcatttatataacacttttcatcAGGAAATCCCATAGTGCTTCACAAGCaaaaaagtatttttgaagtatagtcactgttgtaatgtatgcaaaCACACCAGCCAGTCTGCACCTAGCACGGCACAAAAACATCAATGAGATTATTGAcaagataatctattttaatggtgttggttggttgagggataaatattgatcaggacaccaggaAAATCCCCCAGCTCTTTGAATAGCACAGCTACCCAAGATGTGAGATGCGGACGgggttaatgtttcatccaaaggaCCTCactaagtgtcagcctggattatgcgctcaaatctatggagtgggacctaaacccatgaccttctgacacaggggcgagtgctaccactgagccaaggctgacattaaAATTAGAGCTGAACAGTTTGTTGAACTTCAGGGAGCCAATTAATACTGAGGCAACGGGTACACAGCATTGCAACACAAAGCACCACCTGAACAAAACTAGGGCTGATTGTACAATTAGGCCAATGACACAATAGAAGATTTAGACCAGGGGTTTGGAGATCTTCATACCACAAGCCCTGTTTATCGGTCCCAAAAATCCCAGATTGCAAGCCTTGCTTATCAGTCCCAAGAAAACCCAGGTGACTCATGGAAGAATGGGGAAATTCAAATAGTAACGAATATGAAGTTACTTAGCTTAGGGTGAGAatgcttagatttttttttaagcaagtaattttaatttatttttaatgtcTGTAACATTGCTAAAATTGGGTATTTTGCATCAATGTTCATTAGTAGCCCGCAAGGTTCGATGGTACACAACGAAGTGGCGCTAGATGACAAAGTTTGGACAACCCCAATTTAGATCAGAATCTTGCCGTAAAGTGGGTTCTAAAATTATAGCACACAAGGAAACAAATTTATACTGCATTTAAACATTTAATATAGTGCCTTGCCACAAATGTCTCAAAGAACTTCATGTACTGTGAATGACCTTTAAGTGTAGCAAACTTATAGGCAAATCCAATAAAGATTTGTTTGACAGTCTGGCCTATGAAGCAGACAGACGCAAATGCTGGTATCACCACCACACTAgggcacatcacatcacatcacatcacaagtATGAAACACTGGCAAAGTAAGTGAAGCACCATGTACTGCCAATGACATAGTTTCACTAGATTCAAAAGAATTTTCATATCTGGGGAATACAAAATCTAAATACGACTGATCACAGCCAAGCTCAAGTTATTTGATTCCTTCCTTCCTGTACTGTATACAATCTATGACCTGAATAGGCTGCAGATCTGTTAACTGGCCTTCATCAATCCTCTCCGAGCTGGCTGCGTTAAAGTGCATGAGGTGCTTGAGTAACTGTTTTACTGCTTGTGGAAAGCAGCTGGAGATTGGATCTCTCAGGCAACACAGGGATCGAATTCCACAGAACCTTTGAGCACCAACATGCTGTACTACCATTCATACACAGCCTGACTATAACGCTTTCCTCCAAAGCTCATTGCAAGTTCACAATCATTGCTCTGCTCTTAGGAACTGTACTGTTCAGACACTGGGCATGTACCACCAGAAAGGAGAGCTACTCCAAAGACCGCTAGCAGTTGAGTTACATAGCATCATAAGCACAAGTCCAAAAAGCTTCACATTTACTCAGAATACTGGGGCACTCGAGaccagaccattcagccccttgagcttgttccatCATTCATGGCTGACCgtagcttaactccatctacccatcatcataggcagtccctcgaaatcgaggaagacttgcttccactccaaaagtgagttctcaggtgactgaacagtccaatacgggaattagtctctgtcgcaggtgggacagactatcattggaggaaagggtgggtggggagtctggcttgctgcACGCgcgttccgctgtctgcgcttgttttctgcatgctcccggtgacgagactcgaggaccTTCatcctgtaacccttaatacccttgtctatcaaaaatctatcaatctcagttttgaaattttcaattgatctagcctGAACAACGttttgggggagcgagttccaACTGCCCTTTGTGTAAAAAATAAAAGTGCGTCCTGACATTACCCCggaatagcctagctctaattttaacgtTATGCCCTCTTATTCTGGACTGATTAAAATATAAGTGCAAGTCACAACCATCGCCGTTATTATTTGTGATGACAGCACAACTTTATTTTGGTTTGGATCAATACACAACATTAACAGGGAGAAACCGGTTTTGAGCTGGATGTATAGGAATACACAGGTACCATTGCCACTTCAGCTGGAAAGTGTGGCATAATATAACTGAGAATGGTCATTAACAATTGCTGCAGACACAACGTTGCTATAATCAAAATGAACATTAACAGCTTCTCAATAAGGATCCTTTCTGCCTGGGCCTTCCAGGGTAGTAAATCTGATTCCTAGCTATCCATATGATCTTCCTTTTCTGTGTCCCAAATTCATTTTTGCTTACAGTGAGTGAGCCAAGGAGAATGTGCTCACCAGGCCCCATTTGACCTAAAGTTTAAAAAGACTAATAGAAGACTTCACAGACACCGCGCTGAAAATtctggcctcgctgggtccgtacgaagtgcgcacggacccagcgaggtCCTGCAAAAGCCAGTTTTAGGAGCGCGATGCACATGCATCGAAAACCAGCTCTTCCAATGTCAAGATttctctcgacagatcctccgcatccccgggagaaggacattcgcgcagcAGAGATTGGGCAtatttgcccaacaaatgtccttcaaacttttacacctggtaaaaacaggcgcatagcttacttttaccagcgtaagagttttaaagcatataaaaattaaatttaatcatttttatgttaaaaaccctgtccattaatgtaagtttattttaaaccgtattaaaacacGCACAAAAAATTTCCAAAAAtattattttttctaaaacatttaattaacttaaatttttttcaggtcggagacgtccctccaaaggaagcctccaatcTCAATTTCCCCCCCACTGTATCTGGAAGAAACACCCAAACGAGAAATCTATGGCCATTATTCCAGAGCGCATTTCCCAATGGTACTGCGTTAACATTACGCACACAAACTAATGAAATAGCAGTAAAagaatgtaatgtaggaaacacagcaacctcccactaacagcaatgtgataatgaccagacaatcgttGATTAGCGATGTTAAAttttaaggataaatattggccaggacaccaggattaactcccctgctcttcttcgaaatagcaccatgggatcttttacttccacctaagagggcagactgggccttggtttaacgtctcacctgaaagacggcacctccgacagtgcagcactccctcagtactgcactggagtgtcagcttagatttttgtgctcaagtccctggagtggggcttgaacgaaCAACCTTCTTAAGTGCAAAATCAAAATGGATTATAAAGTGCTGTGTTTAAACATATAGAATTGGAGCTCTGGTCAAGCTTGTATACTTTTGACAATTGCTGGATTAAATACCAGTGAAGTTTTACCTTTAGGCCTTGGCCTGGCTGTCTCAGGACGGGTCTGGCGACGTAGAGTGGCAGGAACAATTTCTGGAGGAAGGTGAAGGTAGTCACGCAGGTACTGGATGCCCTCATTAGTCAAGTACCAGTAGAAATGTCGCCATGCAAACTGCTCCTTTACATAACCACGAGATTTCAAAGACTGCACATCAAGAAAGAACAAGTTAATGTCAGGTTTTTCCAACTTTAAGTGTCTCTGGTACACAACTCGTCTTACAAAATACAATTCCGTCATGCGTAACACACATTCCAGGATTCTGAATTACTAGCTCCAATAAAGCAAACTAAAAAGGGACCAACATGCAGCTTTTGGGCAAAAGCAGAAATCTATCCTTTTGTTCAAATGTCCAAAGTATGGTTTTCTCTTGTTACCACTCCAACTCTCATGTTACTGGTTCATATATTGTAGCATAGACTGGGTCTcagttttaacatctcacctgaaagatggcacctccgacagtgcagcactgcctcagtactgcactagagtgtcagcccagatttttgtgctcaaatttctggcTTCCCTAGACCCTAGGTGATCCATGAGATAATCCACCAGACAAGCTATTATCAACTGTAAGATTTTAAACTTATTACTTCTATGCTacatcctaattttaaaaaaatctctgCGATGATTGCACCATTTTCTTTTGGTAGCTGACACTGTCTTTCTGAATTTAGGCAAATGCGCCCCGAGGACTGTATCAATATTGAATGACAGAAATGGTAGAATGCTGTAATGAATAGATATTTCTATGGTTACCCAAGGCTACTGCAGGTAGATTCTGCCTCCTCTTTTTAAAGTGTCCTTCCTTTTTCTATTGCTGCCACGGCTACAAACGATGAAGTAGACTGCCATATTGTCTTTTGTATGAATCTCAGGCTACAATCCCACTACTCTGCATTTCTCAAATATTTTTTGCTGGCCTTGAGCTTAAAAACACAGATCTGAGAACTCTGGACCAATGGAACATTCCACCCACGAGTCCAGAACACCCCCCCAAAGCATTTCAACAGTTAGTATATCTTTGGAAAGCCCAAATACCCGATTTGTGAGCTATGTACGTGCCATCTTTTGATTATTTTTGTAAAAAGAATGGAACAATGCAGCACACCATGCAATCATTGGAAATAGCATGCATGGGTAAACTTGCCTAAGCTTTTGTTAGAAATACGATACCTGCATAGCCTTCATTACGTGCAGGTTAGGGACGTTCTTGTCTGCCAGCTCTGGATGTTTTGGCATATGCACGTCCTTCTTGGCCACCATTACACCCTCCTTGAAGAGGAGCTCATAGATAGCAATACGGTTCTTCTTCGGCATCAacatctgaattaaaaacagaactAGGTTCCTCAATATTGGAATTCCACAAACCCTAATTTGTTTGCAACGTAATTATTAGCTGATCTCTCCCAATATTTAACCTAACCAGATGTAGACATTCACGACAACGTTTCATACCTTTTATAATAAGCATTTTGTAAGTACGTTCTAAAACTTATTATACTGCTGAGAGCTGTATATTGTCTTTAAAACAAATTCACACTGAAGCTAAAATAATGGGCAAAGCAAACTACTCACAATGGATTATGCTGTCTTTAGGTTTATTAGTTACATTTACAGATGAAATATGATCCGTCTTGCAATTTGAAATATATAGAATGACAGGGATACTAAAGGGTAAACTTGGGAATGCAGCGACTGCAGCCAAGTTATGATCTTTTGGAGATTACTCGAATCGCGGGTTTTTTGGGTGTGTTTTTATTTCTCAACGTTCATAATATACATTGTAGTAAATGCTCAACATCCACTGTTACAGCAACTCGTCTCAAAACTACTGCACAGGAGGACTACTTCATGTTGGTGATGCCAAGAAAAGGTCAATTAACTCTCAACATTAATGGTAACAGCACAAAATAAACTAAAAGAACTTTGCAACCACAGTACGTTTTGCGGAAAGATGGTACAGTAACTTTTACTCATAGAATTGATGCAGCCTGAGGcctaccctctctctctacatCACCATTGCCGGTAAGCAATATGTAAGTTATCCAAGAAACATGTATGAAGTTTTTAGAAATGATTGCGTGAATAAATGCAGATGACGTATATGAACTATTATTGAGCTGCTGAAGGTTGAAGCCATTGGGATGTTAGAGATATTTGAGGATTTCCAAATTGGCGGACTCCATACCTTAACTGCTTATAATGAGCCGACAGCACGAAAAGACAGAGCATGCGCACTCGCTGCCTCTTCCTCCTTCAGCGAGGTCCCGCGCATGGAGCCCGAGCAAGGCGCCTGATTCAA harbors:
- the rps10 gene encoding small ribosomal subunit protein eS10; protein product: MLMPKKNRIAIYELLFKEGVMVAKKDVHMPKHPELADKNVPNLHVMKAMQSLKSRGYVKEQFAWRHFYWYLTNEGIQYLRDYLHLPPEIVPATLRRQTRPETARPRPKGLGEDRPARLRGEADRDTYRRTAPLGSDKKAEAGAGAATEFQFRGGFGRGRGQPQ